TTTAAACAGACTCATCAGATTAAAAGAAGAAACGACCAAATGATTCAAATATACACCAGAAAACATCCCAATGTCAAAGTACTGGGCATAATCCAAGAATGCATACTGATTATCAGCGCTCCATGTGTCATAATTCCATATGCATCTGTTtttgtgtaggttttttttttttttttggtcagaaatCTGCTGTTTTACTAAGCTGCATCTGCCCCATGTTTACTAAACCCTCAATTAGAATGCAAACGGTGGAACAGCAGATTCTATGGGCTCAATTCAAACAGACTCCCTTTTCAGTTCCTCGTGCAGCCCGCTGGGGATAATAGGTTCTTTATGTGGCCTTTCAAGATGAACATTTCATCCACACTTAACAATCACTGTCTCATTTACACTAGCCCACTGCTGTTGTGGTGTgtgggttcatttttttttagaattcagtTTGAATATAATGCATCTCATTACATAGAAAAAGCCCATATGCTCATATTGCctcattcaaattattttatttcaaagtgtATATACCATACACTTTTTGGGCATCGAAAATATAGATTGAGTTCAACCTCTCTCATTGCTAAAATCAGGATTGAGCAGAATAGCATCATTCTTTGATGCATTTCATGAGTGCCTATGaataagtagggttgggtatcgtttgaattttatcgattccgattctttttgattccaatgtgattaaataatgatatcaaacatttatcctgttgtctcttttttgcaaaccatttattggagctgaataccataaacaaaaattaacatgctacataaaaactggactttttttttttttttttaccccaatgGAAGTTGTggttctctcacaattctgaagaaaaaacattagacaactaaactaaatcacatgtaatttataatttgaaagattcaatgactcactcaagatgaacttgtttcattactggatgaatcagcgttCTTGAGTCAATCTCTAATATgattcaaagaaaaatacattttaacagccccttttcgccacctactggcgtaacaaTGCAAGTGATAAATCTTCATTTTAAGtgtcaaattactttcaaaaggtgaTTTACTCTTAATTGCTTCCATACACACAGTTTATATCTTAACTATAAACTTTTGTCCCAGTACTTCTGTGATCTGAATGTTTGttacacagaaataatgatactgTGTGGCTGAAAAGACTGAAGCTGTTTCATTCATGACAGATGACAGCTGCTCTCTTCAGGTCAACGGCAGTGTGCGACGcgcatttaaatgttcaaatcacactggtgtgatcaAACACTGCACGGGTGAACCTAGTGATCACGATATTGATCGCACACGACAAAGGTTGAGGAATGAAACCGATGAATCATTGTAATTTAGGAATAGAATATCATTGGTGTGTGAATCGTGTTCGCAATCTTCGCAATCAAtcgaaattttaatttgacaagtatccgattcctgaccttaagtatCCGATTCTGGAATCGGAATAgattttcgattcccaaccctatgAATAAGTGAAAACAACTTTGGATTTGAGTCACAAAAACGTTTATAATCTGCAGTTCAGGAAGCTGATCACTAATACaagacattttatttgtcagtCAGCATCAAGCTGAAAACAAATAAGTTATGTACAAAACATGACACACTAGTGGCTTCTGTCCACTATCAGAGCAGTACAACTatcttcatttatatatatattgtatagagATCTGCTTGCTGCAGCatcaataattaaatcaaatatataatttttgcaataaataaagcTGAAGAACATTCCTTCCATCTGAGTCCACTGTGGTTCTGAAGCGCCATTACCATCAAGTTCACTGCTGCTACATAATAAAGGCAAGAGCCTCACAAGACCCTGTATTCAATCCATCTTAATTCCAGTGAGCGGAATGCACTGCAATATGGATGTCCTGACAATTTTAGGCATAGAAGACCAGCTCTGGGATCTGACCCCCCTGTACTCCAGTTCCGTTGGTACTGTCTGAGGAACACTGGAACTGGAAGGTCACCTTTCCACATTGCACTTCCGTCATACCCTCCTGTCCAAAGTAGCTAAGTTCACTCCCATCCAATACGGCACTGACTGTGTAGAAGGTGTCCTGCTCCACTTGGACCGGGTGTTCAAACCATACCGAGAAGGTGTTGCTGGATCCATCTGAAACAAATTTTGTTAGGTTCTGAGCCAGGGTCACGCCTTGACGCTTGAGTTCAATCTTGACGCTATACTCTGCCTTTCCACCGCTGGAACCGTACAAGCCAAGCCCTGCAATGAAGATCCTCTTATCCACCGCGAACTGGATGCTATCACAGCGTCCGCGGTAGCGCCACTGGTTACTACGATAAGCTGAGGACTGGAAACGATGGCAGCGCTGCGGCGTCAGaccttttcttttctgcattggGAATTCCAGCTTGGGCTTATTGGCTGCTGTGTACCACAGGAAGACATCATGAGTCTCTTCCAGCGTTAAAATATCTGACTGTGCGGCTCCGTTGGCGAACTCTTCCAGGGTCATGGTTGGGATGCGAACCAAATAGAGAGCCTTGCCCAGCGCTGCCCTTTTATTACGAGAGGTTGGTCCCAGTCCCTGCCTTTTGCATTCAGCCACTGCCCAATCAAGAGCCGCCTGGAAGACCACCGCCTCTCGGGTGTTTAGAGTCTCTCGCTTTAGTATGACCTCCAGCGTTTGAAGATCAATCTCACAGAAACCCTCAGAGCGAAGCGCCAGCTCGGCCTGAGCATCAATGACCTCCCAACACCGCTGGGTCAGCTCGGGCTCCTCGAACAATCGACTCTGGGACAACAACACACAGGCGTTTTTGGCCTCCAGGCTCGTCTCCAGAAAGGTGACACAGGCTTTAGCCAGTGCAGGCACTATATACTTTTTGGCAGCGTACAGAGTGGCCAGCACTGTGTCCGCTTCAAGTTCAATCTCATCACTGTACATGTACCTGTAAGTGAATAGAAAAAGTTGTTAGAAATAAATGTAGTTCTATAAGAACTTATAGAAGTATTAGTGACTGAGTTTAGAGTTACATGTAGGGgtcaaaaaatgataaaaaaataagataagagGAAAATCTAGTTAAAATGCATCTTAGAGATCCACtctttgtaatgttatgttttccAAAACCATATGAATGCAacatttaagaatattttcaATGTgatgattctaaaaaaaaaaaaaaaagtcatgtggtgtaaccatgtaaaaattatataattttccttacaccttgaatacatatgaatgtattcataaatatgttatatgattcatcttttttccttgtttttcaaggtaaaaaaataaaacttaataaattattaattcataaatatcattacattctAAAGGAGTTGTACCACATGACATTCAATAACATCTTGAAGTAACCTTGTTATAAAAAGTGTAATCATGTGATATTTTAACAGAATTATTCACCTTGACAGTCATAAGGGACTACTTAACATTTTTTCTTCTCCACTCTGGGTTCGACAAACGACACCAAAAGTTTGCCAAATATTAATATTCTAAgaatttgaaaaatttattttaattaaggaaTTAAAACAGAGGTGCATTTAAGTAATTCTACACATGGTttgcattatatatttgtaaaaatattaatagatgtGGACTAAGAAATCATTGACAAATAGTCATTAAAATTAAGTGCAGAACTTACttcaaaagaattaaaaaagcaGCAGGCTCCACGTCAGGAATATGAATCTCAGATTCTCCTTCCGCTAGATCTCCGTAAAACATGGCACCAAAAACAGAACTCCCCACTGCCAGCACATACTGGAAGCACAAATGCCACACAAGAGCGGTTAAGCAGAGCCTGATGAAAGAGACACTCGAGAAGCGTTTGAACGCGGGAGGATGCGCTCACCTTGTGCGCTGGAACTTTCTGGGATGCGCCAGGCGGACCCACAACAAAATGAACATCTGCCATGAGTTCGTTATTAAACATCAAAGCATTCCTGAAGACAACAAAATGCAACACAATATTTCGTTTATGGACCCATAAGAGCGTATATGACTCGAAAAGCACGCCGAATGCACCCTTACCTCTCTCGCAGCGTCGGGTGAGTGGACTGCCAGCTGGCAGTCTCGACGTTATTATTGTTGATGTTCTGCTGAGTGGCAGTTGTAGTCGGCGTTGTCACCGTTTGAGTGACTTGGACGATGGTCTTTTTGCTGGCAGCTGTGACTGCTGTGCTGTTACTGTTCGGAAGGTTGGTATTTATGCTGGCAGGATAGAGTTCTGCAGCCATCTTCTTCCTCAAGGACAAAGTCACGATTTCATAGCATACTGGCAGCTTGCTGAGCTGTTTCCCACTCTTTCTAGTCCTTTTTAAGGTTTCTGGAAGCAAAAGAAAAAACGTCAAAAACTTCATGATCCTGCCATATAGGCAATCTGGCGTTGTTGGCATCAGCGAGTCTATCTACCCGTCTGCAGAGTAAGTTAATTAAAAGGCAGGTGTAGCGGGAAAACAGCtcctttaatttaattagaaactACAAGCCTCAGTCACTCTTAAATACACGCGCTTCCATTGCGTTTTTTCCCCATTTTGGACACATTTACGAAACTGCATCAACGTATCCGTCCAGTGGAAATATTCCAGCTCGAAGACTATTTCCTCCTCCTCATCGCATCCTCGCGATCCTTGATCTCGCGCCGATACGAACTTTATACAGGGAAAGTAATGCAAGCAAAGCAAGCCAGTACGTTCGGTTAAATAAATCTAGAGGTCCGAATATCGACCAAGGAAAATGCTACTTGGTCCTTGTCATCCGACATATCTGTGATGTATCCCTCTCCAGCGCATCTACCCTGTATTGTAAAGCCCGTTTTGTGTGACGGGCGAGGACGCCCAGCTCTCTGTTGACAAATCAAACTACGAGTGACTCGGACGTCAGTGGCCCAGAGGCGCCTCCCTCAGCCAGCCCCTCTCTCGCCGCTCACACGAGCACAAATGAACCCTTTGCGCACTGTTtattagggttgggaaccgagaactgttccgttaaaaaaaaaaaaaaatcgaattactCTTATTGAACACATTACTAAAATACTCTGCTACACTGAACAGCATTATTGATTCCCAAACGGTTGACTcttatgagtcggttctttttagtgaatcaaaaacatacgcGGCCAGGGTAGTCCGACTACCTTTGAAACGATTCTTATGAGTCGGTTCTTATGCATCAAAACATTTATGGATCAGTCGTAGCGTTACTGAAATAACCTGACTGGCAAGTTATTAATTTCATGTAATGAAACACGAACTGCTAACGTGTTATGTTTAAGCTTGTGAGACCTAAATATTTGTATACTGACTAGTTGTTTACATGACAACGTGTAGCAAGATACATACACagtggtattttatttttaaaaaataaattaattaaacaatgtatcgcatatttattttattacttgaaGTGCAAGACAAGTACAATGGTTCTAAAAAGCCtgtgaaaagtcattaaaaagtctgtgtatgtatgcacaccttttggaaataaatataggctactgcatttatttatattctgttgAATCTGacataatgttattatttacaaattgagGGCATTAAATGTTATTTCTTCCTCATATAACGTAATAATAATGGAACCGTAAGCAACCTGAATCGTTTAACAAAAATGTGCATCGGAGCCAAAATCGTTCAATTCTAGATATAACGTTACATCTTTATTGTTTACAATAGCCTACATGTTCACGTCACCACTTCTACCAACACAgggatttaaaaataacaaaatgtatcaTATCTTACACTAGCGTTATCCATGTCATCACCTGAGGCCAGATTTGATCAGCGTTATATGAAATACCGCGCGAAgctttgaaggttttttttagaatgtatatCATAAAGTAACTTTTTCCATCAACGCGCAATACAGAACTCAACGCTTTACAACCATCATCGAGCTCCAGCTGCAGTGTTTCAACTTCACAGGATCAGTCAATTTGCTGATGCAGCCTTAAATGTCTCATAAGGGGATAAACATCTGCAACGAAGTGCTCATCCTACTAAGCAAATCTTTGAAGTGGTCGGCAGAAATATCGTCCGTGTTCACCATTAACGTGTCCGATCAATGATCATAGCGCGAGCGTTCTTTACAAACCGGTTTTAAAGAGATAAAGTAGCAGCAGAACAGCGCTATCGTCAGCATAGACTTGTCCACCGAAACGGACTCTTCAGTCGAAGTAATATGAATCATTATTCGCGATTCAATAAAGCAATAACCGCAGAGGAACTTAAATAGCACATCATCAGCCGTTCTTTACCTTATTGAGCCGACCGAAGCGCAGCTGGCAGGAAAATACATTCAGGTTTGATGTTTGAAGGCTCGCTGGCAGCCAGGAGCCATGTTAAATCTACAGTGtgctatgagagagagagagagagagagagagggggttgGGCTTGCACAGCTTTCCCGGATCTCCAACAGAGGGCTCCGGCGCTGGAAACTGGATCCTTCGCCCACGATAAGCGGCTTATCTATCTCATACAATTTAGACAATGGTGTTTTTTGACAGTCAGAGTGTGTGAAACATGCACACATAGAGTGAAATGTGCTAAATGTAAAGCACTTTCAGTAAGTCACGACTAAAAGGTACACTGAGTAATGTTTTgctaattaaaaagttttatgttttattaaatttaataacctttttGAGAAAGGATGATTAATATGACAAACTCGTAGAAGATGACTGCTCCAGTCATATCAGTCTTATAGAAAACGCTTTGTTTATTCCCTGTGATGTAGTTGTTCACTCATGGAAGCATGGCATTTTGGTATTAACATACTGTAGTAGTGTATATGCTAAAgataaataactagaagaatatcAAAGTGCATTAAATGGTGAAACTATATGCACAAAAACAGTGTTTAAGATTacaataataacttaaaataatgcAGTTTGCATTATCACGCAGCATTAAAGGTTGTATTTTGTATAGCTAAAAATATCTGGAAGCAGACACtagaagtcttgcacattcaatTTACTGATGGCTGCACTCACTCTTACATTAGAAATAAGGTGGATATAATGCTTCTAGTAAgtgtaaatatgacataaaagtAGATCTAAACAAACACGCAAACCAAATCTGTCTAAATGCAATGCCTATTGCAGCTGTGTACCAGCAGAAGCCATTAACCTGACACTGTTGATAGATACTATACAGAAATGAATGATAAGTACCGTAAATCTCACAGGACGTAGTAAGTCATCCGGGTACTTTTCGCCTACTGTTTTGTGAGTACTGTGAATTGGACActactcttttcacatactgtttttagTTTACTATATGCCATAATCCCCACCACAATTTGGAAGTGTGTTCCATTTCATCAGGTGGACAAgggaagtttatatggacagaccTTCAACCTCTCGATTTTAACCCAGAAGACACGAGTCTAGACATATGTACACTTCAGGCAGCTTCATATAGCACAATGCAATGCGATTGTGAAGCCACTACATCCCCATCCCGCACAACTCTAATGTATGATATATGAACTATTTAGAGGTTTAACAGCATAATACTTGCAGGCTCCTTAAGATGACAGTTGTTGTTAATTAGTATTATTGTATAGTATTCGTTCTTTTAGTTATGCATTTCTATAGTTTCATGTGGacttttttatacatttccaCTTTGTCGGGCTGCAGaattaactgtatattaaaaatacagttaccACTTCTGCTATGTACTAAAGGTCTTGATTAGCGCTTGCAATTAAGCACTCCCACTGTGTCAAAAAATCAAGCTTCGCCCCAAGCAAGGGGTGATCTTAACAATTACAGACACATCAGACATGTGAAAGACAAGGTCAGAGACTGAGTTTGAGGCGTCTGATGCCTTAATGCATCTTTTGAGGCATGTCTTTGTTCAACCTAGATCAGAACCCATTTTAGCACCAAAATTAAGAGGATCATCCATAATTTTTCTTCAGAAGGACTCTGTTGTTGGAATATGCAGCATGTGgcttttttaataaagtattttccCTACCTGTACTGCTGTCCTCAACCCTCACCCAGAGGCCTCTTTTTCTGTAAAGCCAAGTTTCCCGTCCCCACCAACAATTCTAACAGATCTATTTGATTATTTCTCCCCGTATTCATTTATCACTTTTCCCTTAATCAAACTCTGACAGCTACCGTCTCACAAATCAGATAATTTTACAGCCGTGGCTGAAATAGAAGGCtgaaaatcaatttatttttcagagCAGTATGGATCATTCCGAAGAATGTTACATGAGAAAATTAAATCTTTCTTAAACGACTTAAACTATTTCATGTTACACTGATGGTACTGAATATTTGTTCTGTCAACCGCTCTGCTCTactgcattaatattataatttaatataaaattaccaAGCTGTATAAAAAGGCTGGTGACAGACACAGTCGGGAGATTTCAATGAACATACTCTCGAAAGTGCAGGTGCAGTCCCTTTAGTGTAGCCTTAGATAGGATCATAGATTGCGCCTTTCTTAGCTGAGCTCATTTCCTTCTTATTAGGACAGCAGTGATGTTTGGGCTTTATTGGGCCAGCAGAATGAGTTTACCCAAGGACTTAGAAGTAGGTGGAAGTGAGGGATATTTGCTCCCACAGAGTGACTCTAGGCCAAGCCTCTTTTAAAGGTTCCCATAGGAGAACCGTGTTCTAGATTCATCATGGAGTCATggagaacaacaaaaaaatgatgccttttttaatcttttgaaagGGCATCAGTTAAATAAGGTACACAAAGATGTGAAGACTTGATTTGTAATAAACTCAAACTCCGTTTTCAATCCAAAGTTACTTGTTTAGGTTATGTTCTCAGGTTCATGTCCAGATGCTGAATACAGATCTGTATATTTCTATCTATAGATCCATGTCTGTACATTCCACGATTCGCCCGCATGTTAGAGTTTGGTGAAAAGACTTGATGACTGCTCTTAGACTGCTGCAGAGGATGAAAAGGGACTGGATGCACATGGGACGGCGACCATTGGGCTTGTGTGGTGCAGGTAGATTGTCTAATGTTCAAATGATAAACATTGTTGTATttgaagttcacccaaaaatgagaattctgtctttgtttactcacccttatgtcattgcAAACTTGTATGATTTTCTTAATTATCtggggaacacaaaaaaagatatttgaatatattcaaaCCGCTTGGTCTTTTGGACCCCATTGGTTATTACTGCATGGAAAAAACAGctgacacattcttcaaaatatcttcttttgtattccaggGAAGAAAgaatcacacaggtttggaacaacatgaatcaCAACAAAACCTTCATTTTTgtataaactatccctttaaatctcaGTCCTTTCTTTGTTTTGGATGAACCTCCAAGTTGTTAAAAGATTCACTAGGCGCCTCCTTTGTCAGCTCGAAATGAAAATAGTCTACGTgtttttttcagtcttcagttCTGTGCATCTGTAAGATCATAAAGCAAATCCCTTAATGTGCTAAAAGTTTGACATGGGAACTGGAGCAGCGAGTTCCATAACAAGGATAAAAACAAGATCACGGCAAGTGCCCTCGATCTGAAGCAGAACACGTTGGTCTCTGCACTCTGTCGTCAGCAAGATGCCTCGTCTGCTCAGGAATAGAAGGCAGACTTCCTGCCTGCATCTCTAGTTCAGCCTTCTCTTGCTGTCTCACTTCTCCCAACTAACATCCGCTGCTGCAATATCTGAATTATTCAGAATTCATCATTAATCATTCACAGTATTCAGGGGAATATGGTAAGTGTAAATGTCAGTTTTCTGTATTGAGGTTGATTGTTTTAGAGCGAGGGGAGTAAACACAACTACACGTCAACAAAGATCAAGATAAAAGCAGAAATGAAAGATAATGGGTGTCAcaagctgggtttccatcaccctgcttttatgcgcattttgaagtattgcatcagaatcgagtgatggaaacgctgaatttcgaataaaaattcgcaaaaaaaagtttttacgctcgcttgaggtgtttttttttcacttgtgcgaaaaagggttaatgcgaataataataaattcctccaagtgcatcaaaaaagtcatgtgactgtgcTATGGGAcagtaaatcctgactaaccagtggaccgatCTTGTTTCACAGCAtttgaaatgttgttatatggtcattAAGAAATACCCaggcaaagtctgtcatcaacgTGTTTCTATATAATTGTCTctcaattttgcgcataagttaaattcgcaactttagATGGAAACCCGACTCACTGTGCATATGTTTGTGGGAATGTTTTCACCCAGAAATAATAATTCATCAGTAAGTTTGCGCTTAGATTTTTGCTGAATTTATGATACAGTTTAGAGAAGACATATATTTTTGacgaaatgaatactttttttagcaaggatgcattaaaatttgATGACATTGACGGTACATACTTTTACACTGTttacaaatttcaaataaatgctgttcttattctattcatcaaagaatcctgaaaaaaacaaacaaactaagcagcacaacattgatactaataagaaatgtttcttgagcagcaaatcagcataatacaagtgatttctgaaagatcatgtgacactgaagactgaaatgatgcctgctgaaatttcagctatgcatcacaggaatgaattcaaaatgtaaaatatattaaaattacaatattactgtttaaccataaaatgtattaaatatatagtgcaattaaagaaatattctgtAAATATATTGGATGGGCATTTGCTTTTATGTTGACAAAAGGGATTGTATAGGcttgttttgttattgttcttttaaacataACTCTGCAGCACAATTTACATAATGCCTACTAACCAGGTTACTAtatcacacaacacaccacagcaTCTGCAGAGATTCTTTACTATACTATAGAAAATGCACTCTCAACACTTTTGCATGAAACATACATCGTATGCTTGCACGGTGGGGAAATGTCATACAAATTGAGAACAATATGGTTTGGGACAAAACATTTATCCTCATTTTCTCTCCAATGTCCCCCCAGCTCTGCTCGTAGCAGCTCGTATGCATGAATTCCGTCGTACGGAGAAGGAGGTGATATCCGTGGTCAAGGTGTGTGAGGCCACGCTGAGAAAAAGGTGAAGTTCATTGTagatttgaacatatttttatatgtaggGAAATTGTCTGCTATTACCAAAACAAGTAGTGACCCGACTTTTGTTTGATACATAATGCTTAAATACCCTACGCTTACTTTGTCACAATTAAACTAAGGATGTATCGGTACCATATTAGTATCagtcaatattattaaatataattgaattacTTTATTATGCAGACTGACAGAGTTTGAGGATACCCCCACCAGTGCCCTGACTATCAATGAGTTTATGCGAGTGGACCTTGAGAAAGAATGTGATCCTCCATCTTTTGTTGCAGGACAGAAAAAACTCAAGATGCAGCAGGTACACTCATATGGGGGATACATGACCGTTGAGagcaaggaggcattaaattgattgaaaatgacagtatttataaatatatttacaaaaggcttatatttcaaataaatgctgtccttttgaaaactgaaaactgtttacagtgttgataataataggaaatttTTCTTGAGTACATTAGAATACATTCTGAAggaaatgcagtcttggtaagcataagagacttcttccgaaaacattacaaaatcgtACTGACACAATAcaatagtgtatgtgtgtgtgacaagatATGAAGCTATGAATATGAAATTCAGCCATATGAGACTCTGGATAAATGGTTTTCTTAATTGAAATGTCATCGTTTCAGCTGGAGCAGGAGTTGGCCAAGAAACTTGAGGAATATCAAGGTTAGTCTGTCCTCCTGGAATAAGATATTGATTCTCTCTATTGACTCAACATGGCATCTGAATGCTCTCTGCGATGCGTTATCTCAGCTACACTAAGCATTTCAACATTTTTCCAATGATTATGAATGGCAAAGTCCCTTGTGGTTTGGAGTAACAGCAGCTGTTTCCATAAATGTTTCCATATATTAGGACTATACATTATTACTTGACATGCCATTAGCACACTCTAGCAGGGAATTCATGTTGCatgctgaatattttttcagAGTAAAAATCAAACTGTCAATCAGAGACATCAGTcttatgtgtatgtgtctgtatgttGTCTGCAGGTGAGATCAACTCATACTGCGATGAGATTGAGACACAGCTGGCAGTGAGCAGCAGAACCAAACTGAGAGGGATTTATGCCTCCTACACAAGAGAAGGTAGATCAAATCAAGTGTTCTGCATGTTTATTTAGTACACCTAGGCTCATCTGAGCACAGTTAGCTGATGATATTTGTTCTTAATAGAGATTATTGTGGGGTTTTATGCTGATTCACATGCAGATATTGGTTTTGATTCATGCTGTGACACCCTTTCAGATGATGACTGTGCGTCTTTGGCCTCTGG
The sequence above is drawn from the Cyprinus carpio isolate SPL01 chromosome B20, ASM1834038v1, whole genome shotgun sequence genome and encodes:
- the btbd6b gene encoding BTB/POZ domain-containing protein 6-B isoform X2; amino-acid sequence: MAAELYPASINTNLPNSNSTAVTAASKKTIVQVTQTVTTPTTTATQQNINNNNVETASWQSTHPTLRERNALMFNNELMADVHFVVGPPGASQKVPAHKYVLAVGSSVFGAMFYGDLAEGESEIHIPDVEPAAFLILLKYMYSDEIELEADTVLATLYAAKKYIVPALAKACVTFLETSLEAKNACVLLSQSRLFEEPELTQRCWEVIDAQAELALRSEGFCEIDLQTLEVILKRETLNTREAVVFQAALDWAVAECKRQGLGPTSRNKRAALGKALYLVRIPTMTLEEFANGAAQSDILTLEETHDVFLWYTAANKPKLEFPMQKRKGLTPQRCHRFQSSAYRSNQWRYRGRCDSIQFAVDKRIFIAGLGLYGSSGGKAEYSVKIELKRQGVTLAQNLTKFVSDGSSNTFSVWFEHPVQVEQDTFYTVSAVLDGSELSYFGQEGMTEVQCGKVTFQFQCSSDSTNGTGVQGGQIPELVFYA
- the btbd6b gene encoding BTB/POZ domain-containing protein 6-B isoform X1 — protein: MPTTPDCLYGRIMKFLTFFLLLPETLKRTRKSGKQLSKLPVCYEIVTLSLRKKMAAELYPASINTNLPNSNSTAVTAASKKTIVQVTQTVTTPTTTATQQNINNNNVETASWQSTHPTLRERNALMFNNELMADVHFVVGPPGASQKVPAHKYVLAVGSSVFGAMFYGDLAEGESEIHIPDVEPAAFLILLKYMYSDEIELEADTVLATLYAAKKYIVPALAKACVTFLETSLEAKNACVLLSQSRLFEEPELTQRCWEVIDAQAELALRSEGFCEIDLQTLEVILKRETLNTREAVVFQAALDWAVAECKRQGLGPTSRNKRAALGKALYLVRIPTMTLEEFANGAAQSDILTLEETHDVFLWYTAANKPKLEFPMQKRKGLTPQRCHRFQSSAYRSNQWRYRGRCDSIQFAVDKRIFIAGLGLYGSSGGKAEYSVKIELKRQGVTLAQNLTKFVSDGSSNTFSVWFEHPVQVEQDTFYTVSAVLDGSELSYFGQEGMTEVQCGKVTFQFQCSSDSTNGTGVQGGQIPELVFYA